The following proteins are co-located in the Brevibacillus laterosporus DSM 25 genome:
- a CDS encoding histidine phosphatase family protein produces METIVYLIRHGETDWNHIQKIQGHTDTDLNELGYKQAEKLANRLALEGFTHVYSSDLKRAFETAKRVGEHQQIPVPVTKVRGLRERCYGDWEGRHLADVQKDMLEVEPHQSICGIESYHAMQERADRVLGEIIEQHPGQKIAVVSHGGLINAFLHYITDGQLGTGITKIGNTGITILHVENKSWKVMEISRVDHLEETITD; encoded by the coding sequence ATGGAAACCATCGTATACTTAATCCGACATGGAGAAACGGATTGGAATCATATACAGAAAATACAAGGTCATACGGATACCGATTTAAACGAACTGGGGTATAAGCAAGCGGAAAAGCTAGCGAACCGACTTGCCTTAGAAGGCTTTACTCATGTGTACTCAAGCGACTTAAAACGTGCCTTTGAGACGGCGAAACGTGTAGGAGAACATCAACAGATTCCTGTTCCTGTAACGAAAGTACGCGGATTGCGTGAGCGTTGCTATGGCGATTGGGAAGGGCGCCACCTTGCTGATGTACAAAAAGATATGTTAGAGGTTGAGCCACATCAGTCTATCTGCGGGATCGAATCCTATCATGCTATGCAAGAACGGGCTGATCGCGTCCTAGGCGAAATAATTGAGCAACATCCTGGCCAAAAAATTGCAGTGGTAAGCCACGGGGGACTGATTAATGCTTTTCTGCATTATATTACAGATGGCCAACTTGGTACGGGCATCACTAAAATTGGCAATACCGGAATCACCATTCTGCATGTGGAGAATAAATCGTGGAAAGTTATGGAGATAAGTCGAGTTGACCACCTAGAGGAAACCATAACCGATTAA
- a CDS encoding MBL fold metallo-hydrolase, whose product MSAVSKKNRLSKTTTEVARGVYQIPIPTPFSVGDVNVYVIEGQECITLVDVGPLTEEAWISLENGLNTIGYRVEDVRQIVLTHHHVDHIGQLEKVKNISKAKVYAHPLAAPYVEQDEEFMQFHDEFFIALYKECGLPEKLLSIVEKFRGTMAIFQEKSTVEESLVHEQALPHFPEWQVLFTPGHSQSHLSLYRASDQLLIAGDHLISSISSNAFIEPPQDRSTTRPLTLVQYRTALEMCAAMDIKLVVSGHGEPIENSRELIFERLQKTWERTNAIRRFLLDGPKTAFELAVLLFPLLYLKELPLVISETLGHIDLLVMVHQVHVQSKEGVLYYSL is encoded by the coding sequence ATGTCTGCCGTATCAAAAAAAAATAGATTGTCAAAGACTACGACAGAGGTTGCAAGGGGAGTGTATCAAATTCCGATACCCACTCCATTTTCTGTAGGAGATGTGAACGTATATGTGATTGAAGGCCAAGAATGTATCACGTTGGTAGATGTGGGTCCGTTAACAGAAGAGGCGTGGATCAGTCTAGAGAATGGACTAAATACGATTGGATATCGTGTGGAAGACGTTAGGCAAATCGTGCTTACACATCACCATGTGGACCATATTGGACAATTGGAGAAAGTAAAGAACATATCGAAAGCAAAGGTGTATGCTCATCCTCTAGCAGCCCCATATGTAGAACAAGATGAGGAGTTCATGCAATTTCATGATGAATTTTTTATTGCTCTGTATAAAGAGTGTGGCCTACCAGAGAAACTACTATCGATTGTAGAAAAATTTCGTGGCACGATGGCAATCTTCCAAGAAAAAAGCACAGTGGAAGAATCACTTGTGCATGAGCAAGCTCTGCCTCATTTTCCAGAGTGGCAAGTGTTGTTTACACCAGGACATTCTCAATCTCATTTATCCCTGTACCGGGCCTCTGATCAATTATTAATAGCAGGCGATCACTTGATCTCTTCTATTTCCTCAAATGCTTTTATTGAACCACCACAAGATCGGAGTACGACTCGACCACTAACATTGGTGCAATATCGGACCGCATTGGAGATGTGTGCGGCGATGGATATTAAACTGGTGGTTTCTGGACATGGGGAGCCGATCGAGAATAGTCGTGAGCTCATTTTTGAACGATTACAGAAAACCTGGGAACGTACCAATGCTATTCGTCGATTTTTGCTTGATGGCCCAAAGACTGCATTTGAATTAGCTGTCCTGTTATTTCCCCTTCTTTATCTCAAGGAATTACCGCTCGTTATTTCTGAAACCTTGGGACACATTGATTTATTGGTGATGGTTCATCAGGTACATGTACAAAGCAAAGAGGGCGTTCTCTATTATTCACTATAA
- a CDS encoding septation ring formation regulator EzrA: protein MKRRLLLLCLAGTLCFHNVAMASPFPKKTSDIVQDQAKIFKKDERKNLEESLKQTPGIYKVVVVESTEPEAKSPDEYAQKLFAEYKLEEDSMLMVLDKQKKDLGVYAGPKLVQQGAKSELLKGKLTAYFDPWKNTDKFDQGISQFAKEVQNELSKLPKPAETATATDADPNIESQENTLLNWLPWWVFVLAGALFIGLLYLMTLTMRRRTLMRDIDELEDWKDELLEKIEKIEVEKNKRRVSGVTEERYVALASRKEKLLGTSIPDIEMLIIEADEACDRFRFKAANSLILEGESMLNDIEDELEDLKNDTTQVVQAKNENKQAIPELEKMLEQVERKLSDVRLEYGLSFHELKSDLDRIADMKATIKSAIASGDNVKAAEVAFEAHSILRETSNLLEQLPTYVNQVRTEMKEELHQLEQDIETALGGKYDLNQTALDEELLQVKQLVTSAGNALEEGNFHMLQTHVKAFVLKVESIYSNLEQAVLGEKGEEPTDQAQVVQHSSTLTREDTFKELADDQQEATVENAEESIQEYAEQSNEEQRKETDPPAIQPSGTADTTVAYREAAASDTVTVETPVAKKSAPPLQSDLQKSRSHVSDRKRERADGEEHHEYELVMPKIPKPMSHESEKLVKIEEKPFIETEDDILDEMERISGELICIRQRIKRSYLPGVPDDLKTKFDTVVGLLGQIQLRMENTRYDIREVAYYLEEAHEQLMDTHYMAENTIAACQSAEGAIQYTNRYRRLNRQVNELLTKSEQAFRQLYFTEAYQLAEEARLIIEGDHDDDAGGRWMLRKKKRGER from the coding sequence GTGAAAAGAAGGCTGTTGTTGTTATGTCTTGCCGGTACTCTTTGCTTTCACAATGTGGCAATGGCGTCTCCATTTCCTAAGAAGACGAGTGACATTGTACAAGACCAAGCAAAGATTTTTAAAAAAGATGAACGAAAAAATCTTGAAGAATCACTTAAACAAACACCGGGTATTTATAAGGTTGTTGTAGTTGAGAGTACTGAGCCAGAAGCAAAGTCTCCTGATGAGTATGCGCAGAAGCTATTTGCTGAGTATAAATTAGAGGAAGACTCTATGTTGATGGTGTTGGACAAGCAAAAGAAGGATCTGGGTGTGTATGCGGGCCCTAAGCTTGTTCAACAAGGAGCAAAATCCGAGCTATTAAAAGGAAAATTGACAGCTTATTTTGACCCTTGGAAGAACACTGATAAATTTGATCAGGGCATCTCTCAGTTCGCCAAAGAGGTACAGAATGAATTGAGTAAATTGCCAAAGCCTGCGGAAACAGCGACCGCGACTGACGCAGACCCTAACATCGAATCTCAAGAAAATACGCTGTTGAATTGGTTACCTTGGTGGGTATTTGTCTTGGCAGGAGCCTTGTTTATAGGACTCCTCTATTTGATGACACTAACGATGCGTCGTCGTACCCTCATGCGTGATATTGATGAACTAGAGGATTGGAAAGATGAATTGCTAGAGAAAATTGAAAAAATAGAAGTGGAAAAAAATAAGCGTCGCGTGTCAGGAGTGACTGAAGAACGTTATGTAGCACTCGCATCACGTAAGGAAAAGCTGCTTGGAACCAGTATTCCCGATATCGAAATGTTGATTATAGAAGCGGATGAAGCTTGTGATCGTTTCCGTTTTAAAGCAGCCAATAGCTTAATTCTTGAAGGCGAATCGATGCTTAATGATATTGAGGATGAACTAGAAGACCTTAAAAATGATACAACCCAAGTGGTACAAGCAAAAAATGAGAATAAGCAAGCCATACCAGAGCTTGAAAAGATGCTAGAACAGGTGGAACGAAAATTATCTGATGTGAGACTTGAATATGGACTTTCCTTCCATGAACTAAAATCGGATCTGGATCGCATTGCCGACATGAAGGCAACAATCAAATCTGCTATTGCTAGTGGAGATAATGTCAAAGCGGCTGAAGTAGCTTTTGAAGCTCATTCAATTTTAAGAGAAACGAGCAACTTATTAGAACAGCTACCCACATATGTAAATCAAGTGCGTACCGAAATGAAGGAAGAATTACATCAGCTTGAACAGGATATCGAGACTGCATTAGGTGGTAAGTATGACCTGAACCAAACGGCTCTTGATGAGGAATTATTGCAGGTAAAACAATTGGTGACCTCTGCTGGAAATGCCTTAGAAGAGGGAAATTTTCACATGTTGCAAACACATGTAAAAGCATTCGTCTTAAAGGTGGAATCTATTTATAGCAATCTTGAACAAGCAGTGCTCGGAGAAAAAGGGGAAGAGCCTACGGATCAGGCGCAAGTAGTACAGCATTCATCTACTTTAACACGTGAGGATACTTTCAAAGAGCTCGCTGATGACCAGCAAGAAGCCACAGTAGAGAATGCAGAGGAAAGTATTCAAGAGTATGCGGAACAGAGTAATGAAGAACAGAGGAAAGAGACAGATCCTCCTGCTATCCAGCCATCTGGGACGGCGGATACGACTGTAGCATACCGGGAAGCCGCGGCAAGTGACACAGTGACAGTGGAAACACCTGTTGCTAAGAAAAGTGCTCCCCCTTTGCAAAGTGATCTACAAAAGAGCCGTTCCCATGTAAGTGATAGGAAGCGGGAACGAGCGGACGGAGAAGAGCATCACGAGTATGAGTTGGTTATGCCGAAAATCCCTAAACCAATGTCACACGAATCTGAGAAGCTGGTTAAGATTGAGGAAAAACCATTTATTGAAACAGAAGATGATATTTTAGATGAGATGGAGCGCATTTCGGGTGAATTAATTTGTATCCGACAGCGTATTAAGCGTAGCTACTTGCCTGGAGTTCCAGATGATTTGAAAACAAAGTTTGATACAGTTGTCGGTCTATTAGGGCAAATTCAGCTACGAATGGAGAATACTCGATATGACATTCGTGAAGTTGCTTATTACCTTGAAGAGGCTCATGAACAGCTAATGGATACACATTACATGGCTGAAAATACAATTGCGGCTTGCCAATCGGCAGAGGGTGCTATTCAATATACGAATCGCTACCGACGCTTAAATCGTCAAGTAAATGAATTGCTAACGAAATCAGAGCAAGCTTTCCGTCAGTTGTATTTTACCGAAGCGTATCAGTTAGCAGAAGAAGCCCGCTTAATTATTGAGGGAGATCATGATGACGATGCCGGAGGTCGCTGGATGCTACGTAAGAAAAAAAGAGGAGAGCGTTAG
- a CDS encoding YcdB/YcdC domain-containing protein, whose product MHSWIRSVGLLSISGVLFLPGSMVEAKTTQKSTQQYVQPVAHNVNQSKLTKEQAFSLASEFVKEWPSMNPVLSDSSFKSNEDTDSSPTWSFTWESSDNIDRRKPYFLLVEINANSGELINYSFSHPSLLATKGKEPISLEKAQQVAEAFLRKHAGKKLSSISLKPTPVSDDRTALTSTEYYFTYQRQINGIPFPEDSITVRVSPNGTIVSYYFTWSEDLNFPPDSKKISLEEATKTFKESPFITLRYNVPYPKETEVTEPQLIYDYDKKLAIDANTGKFLEEPSSLISSNPDKRSPVVDKPLPPLHKGTPLTQAQAIELAKKLMSLENWKLTQASYQKNIEEGSSWELSFEKKKQNDRIDTISLTIDAKNGNVLNYTLLPSLEEKMNEDTNKTPIAPEKLQKLAIDTVQRLAPYKAQSLYLDTVDHEDEPRYDGTMKSSFKFQRYIHGIIVSEGAGVYLDQKTGELLSFYSTISQDSFPQKLPTYLSLEEAKEKWLQQLEVKLTYQMNEEDNSEKKQQASNSQPLTLTYTLQPSNQKNYTLDAVTGKWINFYTNKPVEVNRTEPEDLHKLPTDRQKALRIMYEYNAIELIDGQIKPKEPIKRSEIIKMLVAIISNVNYDDDFIPKKPSFHDVPTSSPYFGAIEYALERGYISPSQNKTLQPEKPITRAELAESFTRALGYHSLAELPNLFVASATDTANVKEKGSISIVTALGIMETTNQSFKPDAPVTREEAAIYFQKFLEAYNKKAPEESLFIKSRY is encoded by the coding sequence ATGCATTCATGGATACGTTCAGTAGGCTTGCTTAGCATATCAGGAGTATTATTTCTTCCGGGATCCATGGTTGAGGCTAAAACAACACAAAAATCAACTCAACAGTATGTCCAGCCTGTAGCTCACAATGTTAACCAGTCCAAATTAACAAAAGAACAAGCCTTCTCTCTTGCGTCTGAGTTCGTAAAGGAATGGCCTAGCATGAATCCAGTTCTTAGTGATAGCTCCTTTAAGTCCAATGAAGATACTGATTCGTCTCCCACTTGGAGCTTTACTTGGGAGAGTAGTGACAACATTGATCGAAGAAAACCGTACTTCTTACTAGTAGAAATTAATGCAAACTCAGGCGAACTAATCAACTATTCTTTTTCGCACCCTTCTCTCTTAGCGACGAAAGGAAAGGAACCTATCTCACTAGAGAAAGCTCAACAAGTAGCGGAAGCGTTTCTACGTAAGCATGCCGGTAAGAAATTATCAAGTATTTCATTGAAGCCCACTCCTGTTTCAGATGACAGAACAGCACTCACCTCTACAGAATATTATTTTACATACCAAAGACAAATTAATGGAATACCATTTCCCGAGGATTCCATAACAGTTAGAGTCAGCCCTAATGGAACAATTGTATCCTACTATTTTACATGGAGTGAAGATTTGAATTTCCCTCCTGATTCAAAAAAAATATCTCTTGAAGAAGCCACCAAAACTTTTAAAGAAAGCCCTTTTATTACTTTAAGATACAACGTACCTTATCCTAAGGAAACTGAAGTAACTGAGCCTCAATTAATCTATGATTATGACAAGAAACTAGCCATAGATGCGAACACAGGTAAATTTTTAGAAGAACCTTCTTCCCTTATTTCAAGCAATCCCGACAAACGTTCACCTGTAGTCGACAAACCACTGCCTCCTTTGCATAAAGGAACACCATTGACGCAAGCCCAAGCAATCGAGCTAGCAAAAAAATTAATGTCGTTGGAGAACTGGAAGTTAACACAAGCAAGCTATCAGAAAAATATAGAGGAAGGGAGTTCCTGGGAACTATCCTTTGAAAAGAAAAAGCAAAACGATAGGATTGACACAATTTCTCTCACGATTGATGCAAAAAACGGTAACGTACTAAATTACACCCTCCTCCCTTCTTTAGAGGAGAAAATGAATGAAGATACAAACAAAACTCCAATAGCTCCAGAAAAATTACAAAAGCTTGCTATAGATACTGTACAAAGACTAGCTCCTTATAAAGCTCAATCCTTATATTTAGATACGGTTGATCATGAAGATGAACCAAGATATGACGGTACTATGAAAAGTTCTTTTAAGTTCCAGCGCTATATTCATGGAATAATCGTTTCAGAAGGTGCAGGTGTCTACCTAGATCAGAAGACTGGGGAATTACTTTCATTTTACTCAACAATCAGTCAAGATAGCTTCCCCCAAAAATTACCGACTTACCTCTCCCTAGAAGAAGCAAAAGAAAAGTGGCTTCAACAACTGGAAGTAAAATTAACTTATCAAATGAACGAAGAGGATAATAGTGAAAAAAAACAACAAGCGTCAAATTCACAACCCTTGACCCTTACTTATACATTACAACCCTCTAACCAAAAAAACTATACGCTAGACGCAGTCACTGGTAAGTGGATTAATTTTTATACAAATAAACCCGTTGAGGTAAATCGCACAGAACCAGAGGATTTACATAAGCTTCCTACTGACAGGCAAAAAGCATTACGGATTATGTACGAATACAACGCAATCGAACTTATAGATGGACAGATAAAGCCTAAAGAACCCATAAAACGCAGTGAGATAATCAAGATGCTAGTAGCTATCATTAGCAATGTTAATTATGATGATGATTTTATACCTAAAAAGCCTAGCTTTCATGATGTACCCACTAGCTCCCCTTACTTTGGCGCTATTGAGTATGCCCTTGAACGCGGATACATTTCTCCTTCCCAAAACAAGACCCTACAACCAGAAAAACCGATTACTAGAGCTGAATTAGCAGAATCGTTCACCCGAGCCTTAGGCTATCATTCCCTAGCTGAGTTGCCTAATCTCTTTGTAGCATCTGCCACAGATACAGCCAATGTAAAGGAAAAGGGTTCTATTTCAATCGTCACCGCACTTGGTATTATGGAAACGACTAATCAAAGCTTTAAGCCAGATGCACCAGTGACTCGTGAAGAAGCCGCTATCTATTTCCAAAAATTCTTAGAGGCTTACAATAAAAAGGCGCCTGAAGAATCTCTATTTATTAAGTCTCGGTATTAG
- the refZ gene encoding forespore capture DNA-binding protein RefZ, with amino-acid sequence MRTEQHNTKERILVAAASLFYSQGYDRTTVRQIAEKAQVNVALISYHFQGKQGVLEKLISHYYDHFFKIVQEQWEKEKPQDSMGQLEKIVRLFVFYQHEHALVTRLIQRELSVESMLAREVMTVYIHQLKHRFASVIEDGIQTGEFRSVSVDAVLMNLSSILTYPYLNPQIVREVYYLEPGSADFCEWLVTSSVQFLRSLLVHTGLNEKQVGKGVVQP; translated from the coding sequence ATGAGAACTGAACAGCATAACACGAAAGAAAGAATACTGGTAGCAGCAGCCTCACTGTTTTATTCACAGGGGTATGATCGTACCACTGTGCGTCAAATTGCAGAGAAGGCTCAGGTTAATGTAGCATTAATTTCTTACCATTTTCAAGGCAAGCAGGGAGTTTTGGAAAAGCTGATCAGCCACTACTATGATCATTTTTTCAAAATTGTACAGGAACAATGGGAGAAAGAAAAACCACAGGATTCGATGGGGCAGTTAGAAAAAATCGTAAGGTTATTTGTTTTTTATCAACATGAACATGCGTTGGTAACTAGGTTGATTCAGCGGGAGTTAAGTGTGGAATCTATGCTCGCACGAGAAGTAATGACCGTCTATATACATCAATTGAAGCACCGCTTTGCTAGCGTGATAGAAGATGGAATACAGACAGGGGAGTTTCGGAGTGTCAGCGTTGATGCTGTTCTGATGAATCTTTCCAGTATTTTGACCTATCCGTACCTGAATCCACAGATTGTCCGTGAAGTATATTATTTAGAACCGGGTTCTGCTGATTTTTGTGAATGGCTTGTCACCTCAAGCGTTCAATTTTTGCGTTCCCTCTTAGTACATACAGGATTGAATGAGAAACAAGTTGGTAAAGGGGTTGTCCAACCGTGA
- a CDS encoding GAF domain-containing protein: MRTRTQIGTVGKLFDSVVPFFLPSWPIQAPGLLFFATPERGVIATYELGTLPAHLPPTFFQDAMEDLVKQEIPEAWKSGQVISKERVTTECGDYEWLLQVLGPQPDDIHAIAGILTCVEEAVVNIQTYGEMVKGLYSLGYKGFIQRMASEIVVEASKCKDATPFMKTVVNGLHATVGRGHCSLIKLDENGFLLPQERFTTDPAVYTGSKLHQVLNCFVSKKAEVYQEDSCVAMYPIYVEEEPIAALILHVSDKEEQCLDRLDIEMLHTTGEQVSHQLHRTLHMHDILRESQKKELLYQLTKQIHASIDVNDVLAGVLASIKQLYPYFSAELYLTMEMETNLPIKTFSLQKQHNQVSQQAYLEGKLMMGQEIIEEQAITFVAAPLHGRQGIYGILQLATHEIINLSSKETEYISILAETAGNAFENAQLYQQSRDMVRELRLINEMAQQINRSLNMIDILEFVTKMLHRTFNVSYSAILQKAPDGERMQIISSSKSDQIGQLVPISATPIAEILIDKRKILPSLDCFTNLPHHLFPYDSVMGCLYYKIQKYQDSYWWQIISLISLPMMTINYSNYLDNILA, encoded by the coding sequence TTGCGGACACGAACGCAAATAGGAACAGTAGGTAAATTATTTGATAGCGTTGTTCCCTTTTTTCTGCCTTCTTGGCCCATACAAGCACCAGGGCTCCTTTTCTTTGCTACTCCAGAGCGTGGTGTAATCGCTACCTATGAATTGGGAACACTCCCGGCACATTTGCCTCCAACTTTTTTTCAAGATGCCATGGAGGATTTAGTTAAACAGGAGATACCTGAGGCTTGGAAGAGCGGTCAGGTGATTAGTAAGGAGCGAGTTACTACTGAGTGTGGTGATTACGAATGGCTGTTGCAAGTCTTAGGTCCTCAACCAGATGACATACATGCGATCGCGGGTATTCTTACTTGCGTAGAGGAAGCTGTGGTCAATATACAAACCTACGGTGAAATGGTAAAAGGATTATATTCGCTTGGGTATAAAGGGTTTATTCAGCGTATGGCTAGTGAAATAGTAGTGGAAGCAAGCAAATGTAAGGATGCCACCCCATTTATGAAGACAGTTGTTAACGGTTTACATGCTACGGTAGGGAGGGGGCATTGTTCGCTTATTAAATTGGATGAAAATGGTTTTTTGTTGCCCCAAGAACGTTTCACAACAGATCCCGCTGTATATACAGGGTCCAAATTACATCAGGTATTAAACTGCTTTGTATCTAAAAAAGCAGAGGTTTATCAAGAAGACTCGTGCGTTGCGATGTACCCAATCTATGTGGAAGAAGAACCAATCGCGGCACTCATTCTCCATGTATCCGATAAAGAAGAGCAATGTCTAGACAGATTGGATATAGAGATGCTACATACGACTGGGGAGCAGGTTAGCCATCAGTTGCATAGGACTTTGCACATGCACGATATCTTGCGGGAAAGTCAAAAGAAAGAACTTCTTTATCAACTGACAAAACAAATTCACGCCTCGATTGATGTAAACGATGTACTAGCTGGAGTACTTGCAAGCATAAAGCAATTATATCCGTATTTTTCAGCGGAATTGTATCTTACTATGGAAATGGAAACAAATTTACCCATCAAGACCTTCTCTTTACAAAAACAACATAATCAGGTCAGCCAGCAGGCTTACCTTGAAGGAAAACTAATGATGGGTCAAGAGATCATAGAAGAGCAAGCGATTACTTTTGTCGCTGCTCCATTGCATGGTAGACAAGGGATTTATGGCATCCTTCAATTAGCAACGCATGAAATCATTAATTTGTCTTCTAAAGAGACCGAATATATCTCTATTTTAGCGGAAACAGCAGGTAACGCTTTTGAAAACGCTCAGTTGTATCAGCAATCACGTGACATGGTCCGTGAGTTACGTTTAATCAATGAGATGGCCCAGCAGATTAATCGTAGTTTAAACATGATAGATATACTTGAATTCGTGACTAAGATGTTGCACAGAACATTTAATGTGAGTTATTCTGCTATCCTACAAAAAGCACCAGACGGTGAGCGAATGCAAATCATCTCTTCATCGAAGAGCGATCAGATCGGACAATTAGTACCTATTTCAGCTACACCGATTGCTGAGATTTTAATTGATAAGCGGAAAATTCTGCCTTCTTTAGACTGCTTTACTAATCTACCTCATCATTTGTTTCCTTATGATTCTGTGATGGGGTGCCTTTATTACAAGATTCAGAAGTATCAGGACTCTTACTGGTGGCAGATCATAAGCCTAATTTCTTTACCTATGATGACTATAAATTACTCGAACTATTTGGACAACATACTAGCCTAG
- a CDS encoding GGDEF domain-containing protein: protein MADHKPNFFTYDDYKLLELFGQHTSLAITNALLLSEVERMVITDNLTGLFTRRYLNENVKKSLLADEQGSLILIDIDYFKKINDTYGHLVGDEILYKVASVIKNCIRDSDIPARWGGEEIAIYLPHVDVLVASKIAERIRIRIQQESKPSVTVSSGVAMWSRDVQQNRSAEELFHDADVALYKAKQEGRNQVRKSESRKIW, encoded by the coding sequence GTGGCAGATCATAAGCCTAATTTCTTTACCTATGATGACTATAAATTACTCGAACTATTTGGACAACATACTAGCCTAGCTATTACGAATGCTCTATTGTTAAGTGAAGTGGAGCGTATGGTTATTACCGATAATTTAACAGGGCTTTTTACACGTAGATACTTAAATGAAAATGTGAAAAAATCCTTACTTGCTGATGAACAGGGCTCCTTAATTTTAATCGATATTGATTACTTTAAGAAAATTAATGATACCTATGGTCATCTTGTTGGGGATGAAATTTTGTATAAGGTAGCTTCTGTTATTAAAAACTGTATTAGAGACAGCGATATTCCAGCAAGATGGGGTGGAGAAGAAATAGCTATCTACCTACCACATGTTGATGTGCTGGTAGCCAGTAAAATAGCAGAACGAATTCGCATCCGTATACAGCAAGAAAGTAAACCAAGTGTTACGGTTTCCAGTGGAGTTGCTATGTGGAGTAGGGATGTTCAACAAAATCGTTCAGCCGAAGAACTATTTCACGATGCAGATGTCGCTTTATATAAAGCAAAGCAAGAGGGGCGAAATCAGGTAAGAAAGAGTGAATCAAGAAAAATATGGTAG
- the rpsD gene encoding 30S ribosomal protein S4 codes for MSRYTGPRHKLARRLGISLDGTGKDLKRNFAPGQHGQSRRKLTEYGIQLQEKQKLRHMFGVNEKQFRRTFEHAQKMRGVLGENFMKLLESRLDNVVFRMGFAATRPAARQLVNHGHMTVNGKKVDIASYRVQPGDVITLREKSRGLAIVKESLEARSFVPNYITFDDNKVEGTFTRLPDRSEMPAEINETLIVEWYSR; via the coding sequence ATGTCTCGTTATACAGGACCACGCCACAAGCTGGCTCGCCGTCTAGGTATCTCTCTAGATGGAACAGGAAAAGATCTTAAACGCAACTTCGCACCAGGACAACACGGACAAAGCCGCCGTAAATTGACTGAGTACGGTATTCAGTTGCAAGAAAAACAAAAACTACGTCATATGTTCGGTGTAAACGAAAAGCAATTCCGTCGCACTTTCGAACACGCTCAAAAAATGAGAGGCGTATTGGGTGAGAACTTCATGAAGCTTCTTGAATCCCGCCTTGATAACGTAGTTTTCCGTATGGGCTTTGCTGCAACTCGCCCAGCTGCTCGTCAGTTGGTTAACCATGGTCACATGACTGTTAATGGTAAAAAAGTTGACATCGCTTCTTACCGCGTACAACCAGGAGATGTTATCACTCTTCGTGAAAAATCTCGTGGCCTTGCTATCGTGAAAGAATCTTTGGAAGCTCGCTCTTTCGTACCAAACTACATCACTTTCGATGATAACAAAGTAGAAGGTACTTTCACACGTCTACCAGACCGTTCTGAAATGCCTGCTGAAATCAACGAAACTCTGATCGTTGAGTGGTACAGCCGTTAG